One stretch of Amycolatopsis sp. 195334CR DNA includes these proteins:
- a CDS encoding dioxygenase — MAFVNEDNLTELAGQRWASAHDPRLAELITALVRHLHEFAREVRLTEDEWAAAMDWLAATGRMSDEKRQEFILASDVLGLSTLVVQLNNRFTAKATPATVLGPFHIDGSPPAEFGFDMAAGLDGTPLFITGTVTDTGGTPLPGAVLDVWQADTDGYYESQLPEVDEARLRAKYRAREDGTYCVRTIAPKGYSIPMDGPVGDLLSRTGISHFRPAHVHFMLDEPGHRKLITHLFQEGADYLDTDVVFGTKDALVVPFTERPAGPSPDGGHLDRPFLHATFDFVLEPTPS; from the coding sequence ATGGCTTTTGTCAACGAGGACAACCTCACCGAACTCGCCGGGCAGCGCTGGGCGAGCGCGCACGACCCGCGGCTGGCCGAGCTGATCACCGCCCTCGTCCGCCATCTGCACGAGTTCGCCAGGGAAGTGCGCCTGACCGAGGACGAATGGGCCGCGGCGATGGACTGGCTCGCCGCGACCGGGCGGATGAGCGACGAGAAGCGGCAGGAGTTCATCCTCGCCTCCGACGTGCTCGGCCTGAGCACGCTGGTGGTCCAGCTCAACAACCGGTTCACCGCCAAGGCGACGCCCGCCACCGTGCTCGGCCCGTTCCACATCGACGGTTCGCCGCCCGCGGAATTCGGCTTCGACATGGCGGCCGGGCTCGACGGCACTCCCCTGTTCATCACCGGCACGGTCACCGACACCGGCGGCACTCCCCTGCCCGGCGCCGTGCTCGACGTGTGGCAGGCCGACACCGACGGCTACTACGAATCGCAACTACCCGAGGTCGACGAAGCCCGCCTGCGCGCGAAGTACCGCGCTCGCGAGGACGGCACCTACTGCGTGCGCACGATCGCGCCGAAGGGGTACTCGATCCCGATGGACGGCCCGGTCGGCGACCTGCTCAGCCGCACCGGGATCAGCCACTTCCGGCCCGCCCACGTGCACTTCATGCTCGACGAACCCGGCCACCGCAAGCTGATCACGCACCTGTTCCAGGAGGGCGCCGACTACCTCGACACCGACGTCGTCTTCGGCACCAAGGACGCGCTCGTCGTGCCGTTCACCGAGCGCCCGGCCGGGCCGAGCCCGGACGGCGGGCACCTCGACCGGCCGTTCCTGCACGCCACCTTCGACTTCGTGCTGGAGCCGACGCCGTCATGA
- a CDS encoding DoxX family protein encodes MSADLGLLLFRLLLAGLLFGHATQKLFGWFHGAGVDGTAAVFEQWGFVPGRRMVVLAALAELTGAASIATGLLTPGGCAVVVGTMTVAAVATAPSGFWAQRGGCEVPFCYGALAAVLAFTGPGAWSLDHAFGLLDAGLGWGLAALATGLAAAAVPLLLRASPQRGDPT; translated from the coding sequence ATGAGCGCGGACCTCGGGCTGCTGCTGTTCCGCTTGCTGCTGGCCGGTTTGCTGTTCGGGCACGCCACGCAGAAGCTGTTCGGCTGGTTCCACGGCGCGGGCGTCGACGGCACCGCCGCGGTGTTCGAGCAGTGGGGCTTCGTGCCGGGCCGGCGGATGGTCGTGCTCGCGGCGCTGGCCGAACTCACCGGCGCGGCGTCGATCGCCACCGGACTGCTCACCCCCGGCGGTTGCGCGGTGGTGGTCGGCACGATGACCGTCGCCGCGGTGGCGACCGCGCCCAGCGGGTTCTGGGCCCAGCGGGGCGGCTGCGAGGTCCCGTTCTGCTACGGCGCGCTGGCCGCCGTGCTCGCCTTCACCGGTCCGGGCGCGTGGTCGCTCGACCACGCCTTCGGCCTGCTCGACGCCGGACTCGGCTGGGGCCTCGCGGCACTGGCCACCGGTCTCGCCGCGGCCGCCGTCCCCCTGCTCCTGCGTGCTTCCCCACAACGAGGTGACCCGACATGA
- a CDS encoding CaiB/BaiF CoA-transferase family protein: MTGGALDGLLIADFSRILAGPYATMLLADLGAEVIKVEAPGGDDTRTWMPPARDHVSTYYLGINRNKRAIALDLSDAGDLEAARELVSRADIMVENFKPGGLRRFGLDYETVSAANPRLVYASITGFGTGAGAALPGYDLLVQAASGLMSLTGDPDGPPYRAGISVFDIMTGMHAAIGVLAALEHRHTSGRGQHVEVNLLSSALSGLVNHTSGYVAGGVVPHRMGNAHPSLFPYEPLPTADKDLIVIAGNNGQFRRLCVELGLPELVEDERFAGNEERTANREQLRPLLVAKLKERPADEWFARLSAAGVPCGPINHVDGGVALARELGLEPVVEVGDVPMIRNPIRFSASTTRHELPPPGLDEHGVELRAWLRGENT, translated from the coding sequence ATGACCGGTGGAGCGCTCGACGGGCTGCTGATCGCCGACTTCTCGCGCATCCTCGCCGGGCCGTACGCCACGATGCTGCTGGCGGACCTCGGGGCCGAGGTGATCAAGGTCGAGGCGCCGGGCGGGGACGACACCCGCACCTGGATGCCGCCCGCCCGTGACCACGTGTCGACCTACTACCTGGGCATCAACCGCAACAAGCGGGCGATCGCGCTGGACCTGTCCGACGCCGGCGACCTCGAAGCGGCACGGGAACTGGTGTCCCGCGCGGACATCATGGTCGAGAACTTCAAGCCGGGCGGGCTGCGCCGGTTCGGCCTGGACTACGAGACGGTCAGCGCCGCGAACCCCCGGCTGGTCTACGCCTCGATCACCGGCTTCGGCACCGGCGCCGGGGCCGCGCTGCCCGGTTACGACCTGCTGGTGCAAGCGGCTTCCGGGCTGATGAGCCTCACCGGTGATCCCGATGGGCCGCCGTACCGGGCCGGGATCTCGGTGTTCGACATCATGACCGGGATGCACGCCGCGATCGGCGTGCTCGCCGCGCTGGAGCACCGGCACACCTCCGGCCGCGGTCAGCACGTCGAGGTGAACCTGCTGTCGTCGGCGTTGTCCGGGCTGGTCAACCACACCTCGGGGTATGTGGCCGGGGGAGTGGTGCCGCACCGGATGGGCAACGCGCACCCGAGCCTGTTCCCCTACGAACCGCTGCCCACGGCGGACAAGGACCTCATCGTGATCGCCGGGAACAACGGGCAGTTCCGCAGGCTGTGCGTCGAACTGGGGTTGCCGGAGCTGGTCGAGGACGAGCGGTTCGCCGGGAACGAGGAGCGCACGGCCAACCGCGAGCAGCTGCGCCCGCTGCTCGTCGCGAAGCTCAAGGAACGCCCCGCCGATGAGTGGTTCGCGCGGCTGTCGGCGGCCGGTGTGCCGTGCGGGCCGATCAACCACGTCGACGGCGGTGTGGCGCTGGCGCGGGAACTGGGCCTGGAACCGGTGGTGGAGGTCGGGGACGTGCCGATGATCCGCAACCCGATCCGGTTCAGCGCCAGCACGACCCGGCACGAACTGCCACCGCCCGGACTGGACGAGCACGGGGTCGAGCTCCGTGCGTGGCTGCGTGGGGAGAACACATGA
- a CDS encoding amidohydrolase family protein, with the protein MTTTPPAAGRPILFRGATVLSMDPAIGVLEGGDLLVRGERIEAVGRDLPAPADAEVIDASGGILMPGMVDTHRHMWQTALRGFGADWTLSQYFVFYYLNWGKIFRPEDIYAGNLASAVEALDAGVTTTVDWSHGLWTPEHGDAAVEALRAVPGRWVLAYGNLLGAPWEWADSAEFRAFVDRHFTTRDDRFGLQLAFDVTGDANFPERGAFEAARELDLAVTTHAGVWGATGDDGIRLMWEHGFMRPDVTYVHACSLSEDSYQRIAASGGSVSLATESEQSAGQGYPPSWRLRRHGIPVSLSMDTSVWWSADLFSAMRATLSADRSREHLEAHADNETVAHNRLRAEHVVEWATMGGAKALGLDEVIGSLTPGKKADVVLLHNDRSPAMFPILHPYGHVVFQAGRGDVHTVLVNGEVVKYRHELVGVDLAAARSAVASTVDYARGEIGEPDWAACLSPEIPSAEPIANPYTYAEYRGEGVAVRGAGDGG; encoded by the coding sequence ATGACCACCACCCCACCGGCCGCCGGGCGGCCCATCCTCTTCCGCGGTGCCACCGTGCTGTCCATGGATCCCGCGATCGGCGTGCTGGAGGGCGGTGATCTCCTCGTCCGCGGTGAACGCATCGAAGCGGTCGGGCGCGACCTGCCCGCACCCGCCGACGCCGAGGTGATCGACGCGAGCGGCGGCATCCTCATGCCCGGCATGGTCGACACCCACCGGCACATGTGGCAGACCGCGCTGCGCGGCTTCGGCGCGGACTGGACGCTGTCCCAGTACTTCGTCTTCTACTACCTCAACTGGGGCAAGATCTTCCGGCCCGAGGACATCTACGCGGGCAACCTCGCCTCCGCCGTGGAAGCGCTCGACGCGGGCGTGACGACCACAGTGGACTGGTCGCACGGCCTGTGGACGCCCGAACACGGTGACGCGGCCGTCGAAGCACTGCGTGCGGTACCCGGCCGGTGGGTCCTCGCCTACGGGAACCTGCTCGGCGCTCCTTGGGAATGGGCCGACTCGGCGGAGTTCCGCGCCTTCGTCGACCGGCACTTCACCACCCGCGACGACCGGTTCGGCCTGCAGCTCGCCTTCGACGTCACCGGTGACGCGAACTTCCCCGAGCGCGGCGCGTTCGAGGCCGCACGCGAACTGGACCTGGCGGTCACCACGCACGCCGGGGTGTGGGGCGCCACCGGTGACGACGGCATCCGGCTGATGTGGGAGCACGGCTTCATGCGGCCGGACGTCACCTACGTCCACGCGTGCAGCCTCAGCGAGGACTCGTACCAGCGCATCGCGGCATCCGGCGGCTCGGTGTCGCTGGCCACCGAGAGCGAGCAGAGCGCGGGCCAGGGATACCCGCCGAGCTGGCGCCTGCGCCGCCACGGGATTCCCGTCTCGCTGTCGATGGACACGAGCGTGTGGTGGAGCGCGGACCTGTTCTCGGCCATGCGCGCTACGCTGTCCGCCGACCGGTCCCGGGAGCACCTCGAAGCACACGCGGACAACGAAACCGTGGCGCACAACCGGTTGCGCGCCGAGCACGTGGTCGAATGGGCGACCATGGGCGGGGCGAAGGCGCTCGGCCTCGACGAGGTCATCGGCTCGCTGACCCCGGGCAAGAAGGCGGACGTCGTCCTGCTCCACAACGACCGGTCGCCGGCGATGTTCCCGATCCTGCACCCGTACGGCCACGTGGTGTTCCAGGCGGGCCGCGGTGACGTGCACACCGTGCTGGTCAACGGCGAGGTGGTGAAGTACCGGCACGAACTCGTCGGCGTCGACCTGGCCGCGGCCCGGTCCGCCGTGGCGTCCACGGTCGACTACGCCCGCGGTGAGATCGGCGAGCCGGACTGGGCCGCCTGCCTGTCGCCGGAGATCCCGTCGGCCGAACCGATCGCCAACCCGTACAC